In a single window of the Palaemon carinicauda isolate YSFRI2023 chromosome 10, ASM3689809v2, whole genome shotgun sequence genome:
- the LOC137648010 gene encoding tigger transposable element-derived protein 1-like: MKDRLTMAFCANASMDLKIKPPKVYSSKNPRAFKAQNIMKDRLLVFWRSNAKSWVTWTIFIEWVNVCFGPAIKNFLEENNLPLKCLLVLDNAPAHPPILEKGDFDIVPCLKKIDKAWNEILRRTLNSSWKKLWPDVVAKRDFEGFEHSPEDEAIDDPAPEGDVEDVISIRRSMGIVIDEADVDKLMDVYREELTTEDMKELKAMQMTNMQEEQHSI, from the exons atgaaggacagacttaccatGGCTTTTTGTGCAAATGCAAGTATggacttgaaaattaagccccCAAAGGTGTACAGTTCAAAGAATCcccgtgccttcaaggcacaaaatatcatgaaggatAGGCTcttggtattttggaggtctaatgccaagtcCTGGGTCACttggaccatatttattgagtgggtaaacgtctgcttcggtcctgctatcaagaactttttagaagagaacaatcttcctctaaaatgtctcctggtactggacaatgcccctgctcaccctcctatCCTCGAG AAAGGAGACTTTGACATCGTTCCATGCCTGAAGAAGATTGATAAAGCTTGGAATGAGATTTTGAGGCGTACATTGAACtcttcatggaagaaactgtggccggATGTTGTGGCAAaacgcgacttcgaaggtttcgaacacTCACCCGAAGATGAGgccattgatgatcctgcccctgagggtgatgttgaggatgtAATTTCAATCAGAAGGTCCATGGGGATTGTTATTgatgaggctgacgtcgataaACTTATGGATGTgtacagggaggagcttacgactgaagacatGAAGGAGTTGAAGGCTATGCAGATGACCAACATGCAAGAAGAGCAGCACTCCATataa